From a region of the Actinomadura luzonensis genome:
- the idi gene encoding isopentenyl-diphosphate Delta-isomerase, with protein sequence MTTEEHVVLVDRDGRALGTAPKTSVHGPETPLHLAFSSYVFDREGRVLLTRRADHKVTWPGVWTNSCCGHPLPGEPVDRAVLRRLSYELGLGAEAADLMLPAFSYRAVMANGIVEHELCPVYRVVVAGPVAANPEEVGETVWMPWKEFAEGAQNGLLALSPWCRQQVPLLAELGADPLTWEPASTAELPPAARL encoded by the coding sequence GGAACACGTCGTGCTGGTCGACCGTGACGGCCGCGCGCTCGGCACCGCACCCAAGACCTCGGTGCACGGCCCGGAGACCCCCCTTCACCTGGCGTTCTCCAGCTACGTCTTCGACCGTGAGGGCCGCGTGCTGCTCACCAGGCGGGCCGACCACAAGGTCACCTGGCCGGGGGTGTGGACCAACAGCTGCTGCGGCCACCCGCTGCCGGGCGAGCCCGTCGACCGGGCCGTGCTGCGGCGGCTGTCGTACGAGCTGGGGCTCGGCGCCGAGGCCGCCGACCTGATGCTGCCCGCCTTCTCCTACCGGGCCGTGATGGCCAACGGCATCGTCGAGCACGAGCTGTGCCCGGTCTACCGGGTCGTCGTCGCCGGGCCGGTGGCGGCCAACCCCGAGGAGGTGGGGGAGACGGTGTGGATGCCGTGGAAGGAGTTCGCCGAGGGCGCGCAGAACGGGCTGCTGGCGCTGTCGCCGTGGTGCCGGCAGCAGGTGCCGCTGCTGGCCGAGCTGGGCGCCGACCCGCTCACGTGGGAGCCGGCCTCGACCGCCGAGCTGCCCCCGGCCGCCCGCCTCTGA